In Chloroflexia bacterium SDU3-3, the genomic stretch GGCTGCACATCGCTGGCGGCGGTGGTTGCGCTCTGGGAGATGCCGCCCTCTACCTGGCAGGCGGCCAGCAGCGCTGGCCCAAGCACCACGAGGCACAGGCGGCGAAGGAAATGGGTTTGTCGATTCATATGGCTCATCTCTGGGAACACCAGCGGCCTAGCAACGTGACGTTTGCGCTGATGTTGCTGCTACAAGAGGTATGGTCGTCGTTTATGCTGCGATCCCAAGTCTACCAAGCCCACCACTATTTGTCCAACCTCGCGGCCTGTTGCTGCTACGCTGCTGCGTTGGTTGAAAAAATGGCCCAGCCTTGGCCGCTACGGTCTTTCGCTGTGGGCGGATCATGGCCAGCGGCATCGCTCGGCCACGGCGCTGGATGAGCGAATCGGTGCGATTCGTGCTACACTTCTGGCGGGCGCACCTATTCCCCATCCGCCGCGCCCGGCCAACCAGCGCCGTACCCCTGCGGTGGAATACTTCTTGCACTACATCTCGCTAGCATGCCATTTTGGTTGTAGGAGAGGGCAGGGCATCGCGCTCTGTCAGACACGAGGAGGATGATGGTGGCAAAACAATCAACTATCGTGCGCGAGAGCCAGAAACGCGCAGCCGAGCTTATGGAAGAGGTCAAGCGCCAGTCGCGCCCACGTCGCTGGCCCTGGCAGCCCAAGACCATCCGCGACATGCTCGATGAGCGCCGCGCCGATTTGGTCGAGCAGGCCATGGAGCGCAGCGCCCAGCTTGCCCAGGCCGCATCCGAGCAGCGCGATCTGGCCCTGGCCGAGGCGCGTCGGCAGGCGCGGCCCCGCCGGTGGCCGTGGCAGCCGCCCACCGCCTACGACAAGCTCTCGGTTCGGCGCGACCGCGCCCTGAGCCTGGCCACCGAGCGCGCCAGCGCCCTCAGCGAGGCAGCCCAGGCCCGCCGCGACCAGCTGATGGCCGAGGCGCGTCGGCAGGCGCGGCCCCGCCGGTGGCCGTGGCAGCCGCCTACCGCCTACGACAAGCTCTCGGTCCAGCGCGACCGCGCCCTGAGCCTGGCCACCGAGCGCGCCCATACGCTGAGCGAGGCCGCCCAGGCTCACGCCAGCGATCTGCAGGGCAAGCTCAGCGCGGCGGTGCCTGTCATCCAGGCCCAGCGCGATCATCTGGTGGCCGAGGCGCGTCGGCAGGCGCGGCCCCGCCGGTGGCCGTGGCAACCGCCCACCGCCTACGACAAGCTCTCGGTCCAGCGCGCCCACGCGCTGGGGCTGGCCAGCGAGCAGGCCAGCATCCTCGGCGAGCGCGCCCACACGCTGGGCGAGGCCGCCCAGGCTCACGCCAGCGACCTGCAGGGCAAGCTCACTGCGGCGGTGCCCGTCATCCAAGATCGGGCGGCCAAGGCCTCGCACCGCGCCCGCAAGCGCGCCCAGGCTGCCGCCGATGTGGTGCAGCAGCAGCTCTCGGCGGCCCCGGCCCACCTCAGCAGCGCGGCCGAAAGCCTGCGCGAGTCGGCTGGCAGCGTGGCGACGAGCGCCCGCACCGCCGCGCTGGCCCCCGTCGGTGCGGTTCGCGACCAGGTGTCCGCCGGGCAGCACGCGCTCAGCGAGGGCGTGCACGCTGGTCGCCGCCGCGTGCGGCGTGGCCTGCGCGTGGGCCGCCTGCTGATCTGGGCCACTCTTGTGGGTGGCATCCTGGCCCTGCTGTTCGCCCCGCGCTCCGGCGACGAGACCCGCCGCAATATCGCCGGGCTCTGGCAGAACATCTCGCGCTCGCTGGCCCCCAGCGCCGCCTAGCCAAGAAACACCGCGCCCCCGAGCCAACTGCGGCTCGGGGGCGCTTTTTTGCGTTTTGGCGGCGTGCTACGCGCCATTTTCCCTGGCTAGCATTGGCCTGCCGAGCGGGCCATCCACCACCAGCTGCGGCGCGCGATCCTCAAGCAGCAGCGTGTCGCCCTCTTGCTCGATCATCGCCACAAACAGATCGACCAGGCGCGTGTCCCAGCTGGTGCCGCGCCCGCGCAGCAGCCGCGTGAGCGCCTCCTGCGGGGGCATGGCCTTGCGGTAGGCGCGGTTCGAGGTCATCGCATCGTAGGCATCGGCGATAGCGAGGATGCGCGCCTCCTCGCTCAGCTCCTCGCCGCGCTTGCCGTAGGGGTAGCCGTGGCCGTCGATCCGCTCGTGGTGATCTTCGATGATCGGTATGACATCGCCCAGCGCCCGGATCTGCCGCAGGATCTCGGCCCCGATCACCGGGTGCTGCTGCATGATCGTCTGCTCCTCGCTGGTCAGCGGCCCCGGCTTCAGCAGCACATAGTCGCGTATGCCGATCTTGCCGATATCGTGCAGCAGCGCCCCGTAGCGCAGCCGCTCGATCTTCTCGTGCGCCATGCCCGAGTACTCGGCCAGCCGCACGGCGTAGCGCATCACTTGCTCAGAGTGCCCGCTGGTGTGGGGGTCGCGGGCCTCGATCGAGGCGGCCAGCGCGGCGATTGTCTGGATGTGCTGCTCTTTCAGCTGCTGGTAGAGTCGGCTATTCTCAAGCGCTGCTGCGATCTGCGATGCCACCACCGCCAGCATGGTCCGTTCGGCGCTGCCAAACAGCGGCTGGTCGCCGTTGCGGGTTAGGCGCAGCAGCCCCACTGGGCCGGTGCGGGTCTGCAGCACGACCGACTCCTCGTAGCCCGGGCCTGGGATCTCCTCGCCGCCCGCCAGGTAGTTGTGGGCCTGGGTGAGCTGGGCTGGGTCGCACGAGTAGAGCGCCACGGTGGTGCCTGGCGTGGCGGCGGTCGCGCAGCCGCGCTGGGCCAGCAGCTCAAGCGCGTGGTCGTCGGGGTGGTAGAGCGACAGCGACAGCGAGTGCGGCAGGAAGCGCCGCCAGAGCAGGTTGACGATCTCGCGCACGGCGGTGGTCGTGTCCAGCGTGGTGGTGAAGGTCTGGCTGATCTCGTAGAGCGCCACGATCTCCGACAGCCGCTGCTTCTCCTGCCGGATCTTGCGCCACTCAAGGGTGCGGCGCACGGTGCGGTCCAGATCTTCCAGCTCAAGCGGCTTGGTGAGGTAGTCCACCGCGCCGAGCCGCAGCGCCTCGCGCGCCGACTCGAAGGTGCCATAGGCGGTGAAGACGATCACGTCGGTGTCGGTCGAGATCTTGCGCAGCTCCTGCAGCAGCCGGATGCCGCCCATCTCGGGCATCTGCAGGTCGGTCAGCACCAAGTCGTACGAATCGTCGCAGAGCTTCTGCAGCGCCACGCGCCCATTTTCCGCAGATCCAACCCGATACCCATGGAGCCGGAGCGCTCGCACGCACACGTCGCGGACGCCTGTATCATCATCCACCACCAGCACATGCGGCGTTGGCAGCTGCAGGCCACTAAACTGCGGGGTCGTGGTCATAACCATATGTCCTTATCGAAGGCTTGTTCAGAGCCGGAGTAGGCAGGCGCAGCGGGTCGGCAGCTGCGGGCGCTGAAGCTGAGGGGGCGGACCATGGCCTTGCACGTTGATGCTACGATGCGTTTCCAATTGTGCTGGAGGGGGCTGGCTGGCTGGCTGCCGTGCTGCCTTCAAAGACAAGCCGGATGCGCCGCTCTAGTTCCTCGAACTCAAAAGGTTTGGTCAGATAGTCGTTTGCGCCCACACGCAGGGCCTGCTTTTCAACATCGGGCGTCCCAAACGCGGTGATGATGATGACATAGAGTTCTGGGTGGTCGCGCCGAATGGTTTTGGTTAGCTCTAGACCATCCATACGGGGCATGTTCATGTCACTGATGACCAAGCTACAGCGATGGAGCGAAAGCTGCTCAAGCGCGGCAACCCCATCGACGGCCTCTAGTACCGAATAGCCTGCGTTGCTCAGAAGAAATTTGTAGAGCCTTCGGGTCGCTGGGTCATCCTCGACGATCAGCACGTGCCGCTCTACTTCTACTGGACTATTCAGGGGCGTCATGGAAGCCTCCAGTATGGCTAAGTTGTGAGATAGAGTATACCCACATCTTACCATATATTAACAATATGGCGAACATAAACCCGAAAATATCAGGGTTTTTGTGAGGACATTGTCATTCAGTCAAAAAAAGCCCCAGGCAGCTGGCTGCCTGGGGCTTCTGGGCGATATGCTGCTGGTAGCGGTGGCGCGCAGCAGATAGGGCCTATGCGTTCTCGTTCGGCAGAACGTTTTTACCACCAAGGCTCCAAAACTCCAAGGAACAAATGACCTCAGGTGTCGAACCCACTGCTGCCTGCGTTGCCCGTGTGTTCCCATCGCATGCTTTTTGGAGAACGCCTCGGCCCTAGAGCTGCAGAGAGAAGGCGGGATGTGGCGATGCGATCAGCGGTAGGCGGAAAGATCGCGCTCTTCGATAGTGGGCATGAATCGCGACATCTCAACCATCTTGAAGATCTTCTGATGGTGCGGGCTGACATGCATCGCAAACAGCTTGTACCCCGACTTGCGCGCCGAGACCACGAACTTCAGCAGCGCCGAGATGCCCGCCGAGTTGATGAAGGCCACATTATCGAAGTCCAGCACGGTGATAGGGCGCATGTCGGTGCAAGCCGCCTCGATCGCCGCCGCCGAGATCGCATCGATGCTGGTGGTGCAGATATGGAGCACGACAACGTCGTTAAATTCTTCGCGC encodes the following:
- a CDS encoding STAS domain-containing protein — encoded protein: MTEEVIRREEFNDVVVLHICTTSIDAISAAAIEAACTDMRPITVLDFDNVAFINSAGISALLKFVVSARKSGYKLFAMHVSPHHQKIFKMVEMSRFMPTIEERDLSAYR
- a CDS encoding response regulator, giving the protein MTTTPQFSGLQLPTPHVLVVDDDTGVRDVCVRALRLHGYRVGSAENGRVALQKLCDDSYDLVLTDLQMPEMGGIRLLQELRKISTDTDVIVFTAYGTFESAREALRLGAVDYLTKPLELEDLDRTVRRTLEWRKIRQEKQRLSEIVALYEISQTFTTTLDTTTAVREIVNLLWRRFLPHSLSLSLYHPDDHALELLAQRGCATAATPGTTVALYSCDPAQLTQAHNYLAGGEEIPGPGYEESVVLQTRTGPVGLLRLTRNGDQPLFGSAERTMLAVVASQIAAALENSRLYQQLKEQHIQTIAALAASIEARDPHTSGHSEQVMRYAVRLAEYSGMAHEKIERLRYGALLHDIGKIGIRDYVLLKPGPLTSEEQTIMQQHPVIGAEILRQIRALGDVIPIIEDHHERIDGHGYPYGKRGEELSEEARILAIADAYDAMTSNRAYRKAMPPQEALTRLLRGRGTSWDTRLVDLFVAMIEQEGDTLLLEDRAPQLVVDGPLGRPMLARENGA
- a CDS encoding response regulator gives rise to the protein MTPLNSPVEVERHVLIVEDDPATRRLYKFLLSNAGYSVLEAVDGVAALEQLSLHRCSLVISDMNMPRMDGLELTKTIRRDHPELYVIIITAFGTPDVEKQALRVGANDYLTKPFEFEELERRIRLVFEGSTAASQPAPSSTIGNAS
- a CDS encoding YtxH domain-containing protein, which codes for MAKQSTIVRESQKRAAELMEEVKRQSRPRRWPWQPKTIRDMLDERRADLVEQAMERSAQLAQAASEQRDLALAEARRQARPRRWPWQPPTAYDKLSVRRDRALSLATERASALSEAAQARRDQLMAEARRQARPRRWPWQPPTAYDKLSVQRDRALSLATERAHTLSEAAQAHASDLQGKLSAAVPVIQAQRDHLVAEARRQARPRRWPWQPPTAYDKLSVQRAHALGLASEQASILGERAHTLGEAAQAHASDLQGKLTAAVPVIQDRAAKASHRARKRAQAAADVVQQQLSAAPAHLSSAAESLRESAGSVATSARTAALAPVGAVRDQVSAGQHALSEGVHAGRRRVRRGLRVGRLLIWATLVGGILALLFAPRSGDETRRNIAGLWQNISRSLAPSAA